In Acetomicrobium sp. S15 = DSM 107314, the sequence GGTTGAACCTCCAGGAGGTGTGGCGAATAGCTCAGGCCATCGATGAAGAATTGGAAGCCTTAGGATACGCTTTCGACGAGCGCTTGGGTTTTCTGACTTCATGCCCTACAAATGTGGGAACGGGCATGAGGGCCTCCGTCATGGTTCATATTCCCGCCTTGGAGCAGATGCGCTCCTGCGGCTCCTTGATCAGGGAGTGCAACAGGCTCGGTCTTACCGTGCGCGGTACCTATGGAGAGGGGACCGAGGCCGAAGGCGCGCTCTATCAGATCTCTAACCAGGTTACGCTTGGCCTGAGCGAGGAGGAACTGATAGAAAAGGTCTCGTCCGTCGTCGCACAGGTGGCGGATCAAGAGGAAGCGGCCAGACAGGAATTGTTGCGAAGGCAGGGAATTAAGCTTGAAGACGAGATGTGGCGGTCCTGGGGTGCGCTGCGCTATGCCAGGCTCGTGAGCAGCCGCGAGGCCTTGAAGCACCTTTCCCTCGTGAAGATGGGAAGCGATTTGGGGATTACGCCACACCTCGATGTGGAGGAGTGGAACAGTTTGATCCTAAACATTCAGCCTGCGCACGTAGAGGCCTTTGCCGGCAGGGCGCTCAGTCCCGAGGAAAGGGATGTGGCAAGGGGTAATTTTTTGCGCGGGCGCTTAAAGATGATAAATGAGGAGTGATAGCAATGTGGCAATTTTTTACAGAAAGAGCAAAAAGGGTTATACAGTTGGCACACAGAGAGGCCTTGCGCCTCGGACATGACGTTATAGGCACCGAGCACCTGCTCTTGGGGCTTATCGCCGAGGGCGAGGGCGTAGCCGCTCAAGTCCTCACGTCCATGGGAGTGGAGTTGCAATGAGTCAGTCAGCCGGTGGTGGCTTTAGATCGCAAGAGAACACGGCTGAAAACCACTCACCAACGAGCATGAAAATGCCTTGGACAGTGTCGGTCCAGGCTACGCCGCGCATGCCCCCGAGCCAAGTGATAAAGACCATTAAAAAGATAAATATTATGAGCCCTTGGGTAAAGCCTATGCGCCCATCGCTTACAGATCT encodes:
- a CDS encoding protein arginine kinase; translation: MTLEEIVKYPLEWTKGKGERSDVAISSRIRLARNIAAYRFPVRCDAGELKEIADAISKVLTASPMLKRSKYVAIDDLSPLARQVLVEDHLISPEFAKGGAGRMVALDERGLVSIMVNEEEHLRIQVIMGGLNLQEVWRIAQAIDEELEALGYAFDERLGFLTSCPTNVGTGMRASVMVHIPALEQMRSCGSLIRECNRLGLTVRGTYGEGTEAEGALYQISNQVTLGLSEEELIEKVSSVVAQVADQEEAARQELLRRQGIKLEDEMWRSWGALRYARLVSSREALKHLSLVKMGSDLGITPHLDVEEWNSLILNIQPAHVEAFAGRALSPEERDVARGNFLRGRLKMINEE
- a CDS encoding sodium:solute symporter family transporter — encoded protein: RSVSDGRIGFTQGLIIFIFLMVFITWLGGMRGVAWTDTVQGIFMLVGEWFSAVFSCDLKPPPAD